The Tenuifilum sp. 4138str genome segment CGAAATAAAAAACCGAAGCGACTTTACTATATGAATTACAAACGATTATGAATATTCCTTAACTAAACGACATTGATAATTCATTATTCATTTCGATTGTATCATTAATCATAGATAGAGGTCCTATTGATATTGCACCTCTCAATGGAAGTCCTGAATACATACCAGATACTAATAAATTACGGACAACAATAGCAATATCAATAAATGATTTCATTGAAGCAATAGGTGTCCATAATACTATACTGTCAGATATCACAAGGCTACTAATTACAGCTTTTGAAGAATCAGCTACTGCTAATGATTGTCCGTCTTCTTTTTTAATAACTTTATATTTACCGAATGTGCTACTGTGTTGAACAATTGGTAATAATAAGTTTTGATAAACTCTAATTAACTTATCATGTCCATTATTGTTAACCAAGTCTTTAAACCCTAGAATATCTAAAAATGCAACAATTGTGTTTTCGGAATGAAAACTATTCATAAAAATACCTCCTTCAAATATATTCATTTTCCCCGTTGCGCTCCGCCGCGGTCTTTTCGATATTCATTTTTTCCCCTACCTTTCATCTAACTCATTTTTACATGTAATATATAATATCACTCATTTGGTATGTATATAACAAGTATCTCTTTTAGCTATACCAAAATTAATCTGATTGAATTTATTATCAAAGAGTTTTTGAAGTTATTTATTAACAGTTTTTTGATTGATAGTGAGTTGTCAACCCGCCTGGAGTGAGAGTGATTTGCTAAATGGTTGCGTTCCTTGTTTCGCTCTCTGAACTGATATGTAGTATTGAAAATTCTTTAGTACTTTTTGGGAAGAAAAAAGCCATTACTTGCGTATTACCCATTCCAGTAGCCCCTGGCTGTTTACAGTAATTTTACCTGTGTCCTGAAGGAACCGGATTACCCTTGCAACCCTGTCGGGGTTTGAGCCGGTTGAGTCAATCAGATTCTCAAGGGGTAAGGGTGTTTTGGTTAGTGTGGCTTTAATTTTTTCCAGTATGTTATCGAACTCGTACTTGCTCATGTCAAGCTCATTTCGGGCGGTGCAAACGTCGCATTTACCGCATCGGTAGCTGTCGGTTTGGCCAAAGTACTCACTTAGGAATTGGCTCCTGCACTTGGCCTGGCTTTGGGCGTACTGAAGCATGGCGTTCATTCGGGCACGGTATCGCTCCCTCAGCGTTTGGTAGCGTTCGGGTTCAATGCGCAGGTTTTTATCGTCGAGCCTCTCCTCGATAAATATTACCAAGGGTGTGCGTTTTTTGGGGATGTAGTTAAGGATTTTCTGGCGCGATAAGGTTTTCAGGTTCTCAAATACCTTATCGGCTGGCAGTCCGGTAGTTTTGGAAAGGAATTGCTCATCAATCCTTACGTACTGTGAAAAAACGCCTGGCAGCAGCCTTAGCAGCACCTTGATAAACTTATCCATTTCGGCATGGGCAACCTGATACCTGTATAGCTCCTGTTTGTTCACCAGGAACATGATGCGGCTTGGGTTGTCGAGCTCATCGGTGAGCTCAATGTATCCTTCCTGCTCAAGTATTTTTAGGGAGTTGTATGCAACCACCATGTTAAGCTTGTAGGTGGAGCAGAAATCGATAAGGTTAAAATCGTAAACCTCGCCTTTTCCGGCACCGTAGGCTATGTTTAGGTACGAGCCCAGGGCCTGGTAAATCCTTTTAATTTCATCGGGTGGGGGAAAGTTTGCCTCGAGCCGTTGCTCAATCCTTAGCGAATCGGACTCGTTGTAAAGCAAAACCGCGTACGAGAGTTTTTGGTCTCTCCCGGCACGTCCGGCTTCCTGAAAGTAGGCTTCGGGGGAGTCGGGTAGGTCAATGTGAACCACAAAGCGCACATCGGGCTTGTCAATTCCCATTCCAAAAGCATTGGTGGCTACAATTATCCGGGTTTTCCCGGTTTGCCAGTCGTTCTGCTTGGCGTTGCGCATTTCCATGGTAAGGCCTGCGTGGTAAAAATCGGCAGCATGCCCGGCGCGCTGTAACATTAAAGCAATTTCCTTGGTTTTGTTTCTGTTCCGTACGTAAACTATACCGCTTCCGGGTATGTTATCAACTATTTTGAACAGGTACTTTTCTTTATCCTCCACATTGCGCACCAGGTAAACCAGGTTATCGCGAGCAAAGCTCATGCGGAAAACCTTGCCGTTACGGAAATGTAGTTTCTCCTGAATATCGTCAACCACCTCAGGTGTGGCCGTGGCTGTAACTGC includes the following:
- a CDS encoding RecQ family ATP-dependent DNA helicase, translated to MGKFEDILKQYWGYTSFRSIQLDIIESAYNGNDTLALMPTGGGKSITFQVPALAMEGICLVISPLIALMKDQVENLKKRGISAVAIYSGMTQHEIDITLDNCIYGEVKFLYVSPERLSTAIFRERIRKMRVCMVAIDEAHCISQWGYDFRPSYLKIAELRSILTEAPFLAVTATATPEVVDDIQEKLHFRNGKVFRMSFARDNLVYLVRNVEDKEKYLFKIVDNIPGSGIVYVRNRNKTKEIALMLQRAGHAADFYHAGLTMEMRNAKQNDWQTGKTRIIVATNAFGMGIDKPDVRFVVHIDLPDSPEAYFQEAGRAGRDQKLSYAVLLYNESDSLRIEQRLEANFPPPDEIKRIYQALGSYLNIAYGAGKGEVYDFNLIDFCSTYKLNMVVAYNSLKILEQEGYIELTDELDNPSRIMFLVNKQELYRYQVAHAEMDKFIKVLLRLLPGVFSQYVRIDEQFLSKTTGLPADKVFENLKTLSRQKILNYIPKKRTPLVIFIEERLDDKNLRIEPERYQTLRERYRARMNAMLQYAQSQAKCRSQFLSEYFGQTDSYRCGKCDVCTARNELDMSKYEFDNILEKIKATLTKTPLPLENLIDSTGSNPDRVARVIRFLQDTGKITVNSQGLLEWVIRK